From Hymenobacter sedentarius, a single genomic window includes:
- a CDS encoding T9SS type A sorting domain-containing protein, with protein sequence MNSPLQTHQPLATWPRLLVLLWLMVAGLLPGRTQAQTTGPSGGTLSPAASSVCAGFNSGTLTLTGYTGSIIKYQADSGNGYVDITANSPTYTFSNLQTTTNFRAIVQNGTSPAVASTVATVTVGQPPTATINSQGPTTFCQQGTIYLVAGPIAAGNKYQFLLNGREIVGATSATYTALVTANSSYSVEVTNATGCSSISASVTVLVLKQNVVNLTAATPTTFCQGGSVLLSANTSGQGASGYTFQYEKDGVQIPGATNATYTATTSGAYRVVAYNPATCTSTSNTINVTATPLPTVSFSYALPSYCQSGPTNPTPTASPSGGTFTASPTGLSLNPTTGIINLSQSQPGTYAVAYGIGGTCPASASVSFTITAAPTADFSYAGGSRCAGTQGTITPTLAAGATAGTYTASPAGLSLNASTGAVDVAQSQPGTYTITNSLAAASGCSATSASTSLVLNAQPTPALAAGGATTFCQGGSVTLTATGGTGAATYQFYSNGQPISGATGTSYAATASGSYTVLITNPGGCAATSAPVSVTVNPLTTASFGYASASVCQSSGAAAATITGTTGGTFAASPAGLGLNATTGTITPGSSTPGTYTITYAVGGPCPSSSTQTVTITAPAAATFSYPATAYCASSSIAPTLASGASAGTFSSTTGLGLNTSTGAIDLSQSQPGTYTITNTVAASGGCAATSATATLTVNALPAQPTLTLANGVLSTATVAGATYQYYLNGVAIAGATSATYTTTQGGAYTVVVSTNGCASAPSAAVTVTVTAARSGQSAFGLAVFPNPTTGSLTVSIAGSHSAAQLTVYNALGQRVLTSSLAAAATARELDLSSLPTGVYVLRAVSTEGTVTQRIVRQ encoded by the coding sequence ATGAATTCACCCCTACAAACGCACCAGCCGCTTGCCACGTGGCCCCGCCTTCTCGTATTGCTGTGGCTGATGGTGGCCGGCCTGCTGCCAGGCCGCACCCAGGCCCAAACCACCGGCCCCAGCGGCGGCACGCTCAGCCCGGCGGCTTCGTCGGTCTGCGCTGGCTTCAACTCCGGCACCCTTACCCTGACCGGCTACACCGGCTCCATTATTAAGTACCAGGCCGATAGCGGAAATGGCTACGTAGACATTACCGCCAACTCGCCCACCTACACTTTCTCCAACCTTCAGACTACCACCAACTTCCGCGCCATTGTGCAGAATGGCACCAGCCCCGCGGTGGCCTCTACCGTGGCCACCGTGACGGTAGGCCAGCCGCCCACAGCTACCATCAACTCACAGGGCCCCACCACATTTTGCCAGCAGGGCACCATTTACCTGGTGGCCGGGCCCATTGCGGCGGGCAATAAATACCAGTTTTTGCTCAACGGCCGGGAAATAGTGGGCGCTACCAGCGCCACGTACACGGCTCTGGTTACGGCCAACAGCAGCTATTCGGTGGAAGTAACCAACGCCACCGGATGCTCCTCCATTTCGGCCTCCGTAACGGTACTAGTGCTGAAGCAGAACGTGGTAAACCTGACTGCCGCCACGCCCACCACGTTTTGCCAAGGCGGCTCGGTGCTGCTGTCGGCCAATACGAGCGGGCAGGGCGCCAGCGGCTACACCTTTCAGTATGAGAAGGATGGCGTGCAGATTCCGGGGGCTACCAACGCTACTTACACCGCCACCACCAGCGGCGCCTACCGCGTGGTAGCGTACAATCCCGCCACGTGCACTTCTACTTCCAATACCATAAACGTGACCGCCACGCCGCTTCCCACGGTGTCGTTTAGCTATGCCCTGCCGAGCTACTGCCAGAGCGGCCCCACCAACCCCACGCCCACGGCCTCGCCCAGCGGCGGCACCTTCACGGCTTCGCCCACGGGGCTGAGCCTGAACCCCACTACCGGCATTATCAACCTGAGCCAGAGCCAGCCCGGCACCTACGCCGTGGCGTATGGCATTGGGGGTACCTGCCCGGCCAGCGCCAGCGTCAGCTTTACCATCACGGCGGCGCCCACGGCGGACTTTAGCTACGCCGGCGGCAGCCGCTGCGCCGGTACGCAGGGCACCATCACGCCGACGCTGGCGGCGGGTGCCACGGCCGGCACGTACACCGCCAGCCCGGCGGGACTGAGCCTGAACGCCAGCACCGGCGCCGTGGACGTGGCCCAGAGCCAGCCCGGCACCTACACCATCACCAACAGCCTCGCGGCAGCCAGTGGCTGCTCCGCCACCTCGGCCAGTACCTCACTGGTGCTCAATGCCCAGCCCACGCCGGCCCTTGCCGCCGGTGGGGCCACCACTTTCTGCCAGGGCGGCTCGGTTACGCTTACCGCCACGGGCGGCACGGGCGCGGCTACCTATCAGTTCTATAGCAACGGCCAGCCTATCAGCGGCGCCACGGGCACCAGCTACGCGGCCACGGCCAGCGGCTCCTACACCGTGCTCATCACCAACCCCGGAGGCTGCGCGGCTACTTCAGCGCCCGTTTCTGTGACGGTAAACCCACTAACTACGGCGAGTTTCGGCTACGCCAGCGCCAGCGTTTGTCAGAGCAGCGGGGCCGCGGCGGCTACCATAACCGGCACAACCGGCGGCACTTTTGCCGCCTCGCCAGCCGGGCTGGGCCTGAATGCAACTACGGGCACCATCACGCCCGGCAGCAGCACGCCGGGCACCTACACCATTACCTACGCGGTGGGTGGCCCCTGCCCGAGCAGCAGTACCCAAACGGTGACCATCACGGCCCCGGCCGCGGCCACGTTCAGCTACCCTGCCACGGCCTATTGTGCCAGCAGTAGCATCGCCCCTACCCTGGCCAGTGGTGCGTCGGCGGGCACGTTCAGCTCAACAACTGGCTTAGGGCTGAACACCAGTACCGGCGCCATTGACTTGAGCCAGAGCCAACCCGGCACCTATACCATCACCAACACGGTAGCAGCCAGCGGAGGCTGTGCTGCCACCTCGGCTACGGCAACGCTTACGGTGAACGCCCTGCCAGCCCAACCCACCCTGACCTTGGCCAATGGCGTCTTGAGCACAGCCACGGTGGCCGGCGCTACCTACCAGTACTACCTCAACGGTGTGGCCATTGCCGGGGCTACCAGCGCCACTTATACCACCACGCAAGGCGGCGCTTACACCGTGGTTGTTAGCACAAATGGTTGCGCGTCAGCCCCTTCGGCAGCGGTTACGGTCACGGTTACGGCGGCACGCTCGGGGCAGTCGGCTTTTGGTCTGGCGGTATTCCCCAACCCAACTACCGGCTCGCTCACCGTCAGCATTGCCGGCAGCCACTCCGCAGCGCAGCTCACGGTATACAATGCCCTCGGGCAGCGGGTGCTGACCAGCAGCCTGGCTGCAGCCGCCACCGCCCGCGAATTGGATTTGAGCAGCTTGCCCACCGGCGTGTACGTGCTGCGGGCCGTGAGCACAGAAGGCACCGTAACGCAGCGCATCGTGCGGCAATAG
- a CDS encoding sensor histidine kinase: MKLSTKFSLFNALSRVAILLLLVGVLPLVMSRLALVSTDHRLAQKKEKVLRLIRRNGISAFIEGGQSSYGSYNLLKEEFISLEAIPPGPRIDVIEDSKRAVEDEIVAYRVLSYSFPLGGKYYLLEIGRSTGSIGETERNFRHYALYILLVAVALTTLADLAFFRYLLEPFYTIIRQRLKNGHHPAAFNFAPIATSTDDFRYLDESLREMMTTIQASFTKERTFIADASHELLTPLAALQYRFDNMLVDESLSDENQLRVVDSQRTVHRLRTIIKSLLMISKIENDQFARTETVSLAELVAEVSEEVQDRLAVLDLTLKQEIHPDFVVTNCNRGLLFTLLFNLVGNAIKYNRQGGLIYLMGRPAPAGAGYVLEVRDTGLGIAKDQLPRLFHRFDKGATTTDPDSYGLGLSIARTIADLHGIGIEVNSIEGLGTSFLLTFPPPTEGQ; the protein is encoded by the coding sequence TTGAAGCTTAGCACGAAATTCTCCTTGTTCAATGCCCTGTCCCGGGTAGCGATTCTGCTCCTCTTGGTGGGTGTACTGCCGCTGGTGATGAGCAGGTTGGCCCTGGTATCGACCGACCACCGGCTGGCCCAGAAAAAGGAAAAAGTGCTGCGCCTGATTCGGCGAAACGGCATTTCGGCGTTCATCGAGGGTGGGCAGTCGTCCTACGGCAGCTACAACCTGCTCAAGGAAGAATTTATTTCGCTGGAGGCGATTCCGCCCGGCCCCCGGATAGATGTGATTGAGGACTCGAAGCGGGCCGTGGAAGATGAGATTGTGGCCTACCGGGTGCTGAGCTACTCGTTTCCGTTGGGTGGCAAGTACTACCTGCTGGAGATTGGGCGCAGCACGGGTTCCATTGGCGAGACGGAGCGCAATTTCCGCCACTACGCCCTCTACATTCTGCTGGTGGCCGTGGCCCTGACCACGCTGGCCGACCTGGCGTTTTTCCGCTACCTGCTGGAGCCGTTCTACACCATCATTCGCCAGCGGCTGAAGAACGGGCACCACCCGGCGGCGTTCAACTTCGCCCCCATTGCCACCAGCACCGACGATTTCCGCTACCTCGACGAGAGCCTGCGCGAGATGATGACCACCATCCAGGCCTCGTTCACGAAGGAGCGCACCTTCATTGCCGATGCCTCCCACGAGCTGCTCACCCCGCTGGCCGCCCTGCAATACCGCTTCGACAACATGCTCGTCGACGAGAGCCTGAGCGACGAAAACCAGCTGCGCGTGGTGGATTCGCAGCGCACCGTGCACCGGCTGCGCACCATCATCAAGTCCCTGCTCATGATTTCCAAGATTGAAAACGACCAGTTTGCCCGCACCGAAACCGTGTCATTGGCCGAGCTGGTGGCCGAGGTAAGTGAAGAAGTGCAGGACCGTCTGGCGGTGCTCGACCTGACCCTGAAGCAGGAAATCCACCCCGATTTTGTGGTGACCAACTGCAACCGCGGCCTGCTGTTCACGCTGCTGTTCAACCTGGTGGGCAACGCCATCAAATACAACCGCCAAGGCGGCCTGATTTACCTGATGGGGCGGCCCGCGCCCGCGGGAGCCGGCTACGTGCTCGAAGTCCGGGACACGGGGCTGGGCATTGCCAAAGACCAGCTTCCGCGCCTGTTTCACCGCTTCGACAAAGGCGCCACCACCACCGACCCTGACAGCTACGGCCTGGGCCTAAGCATTGCCCGCACCATCGCCGACCTGCACGGCATCGGGATTGAAGTGAACTCCATTGAGGGGCTGGGCACTTCCTTCCTGCTCACGTTCCCGCCCCCAACAGAGGGGCAGTAG
- a CDS encoding response regulator transcription factor, which yields MTVLIVEDERTLARELGIFLYQHSFACTVARTAREARDQLADTPFDFVLLDLGLPDGDGLDVLAEAKQNNLTAAVIILTARGAVEDRIGGLELGADDYLAKPFSLPELLARMHAITRRRFGLHKPLVGCGDFELDLQSRRVLHEKTEVTLSVKEFDVLSYLVLHKNRVLTRLQLTEHIWGNLPESGFDSNYIDAHIKNLRKKLSQHADVEWLETVRGVGYKVKL from the coding sequence ATGACCGTTTTAATCGTGGAAGATGAGCGCACCCTGGCCCGGGAGCTCGGCATCTTTCTGTACCAGCACAGCTTCGCCTGCACGGTGGCACGCACGGCGCGCGAAGCCCGCGACCAGCTGGCCGACACCCCGTTTGATTTCGTGCTGCTGGACCTGGGCCTGCCCGACGGCGACGGGCTGGACGTGCTGGCCGAAGCCAAGCAAAACAACCTGACGGCGGCGGTCATCATCCTCACCGCGCGCGGCGCCGTCGAGGACCGCATCGGCGGGCTGGAACTGGGTGCCGACGACTACCTGGCCAAGCCTTTTTCGCTGCCGGAGCTGCTGGCCCGCATGCACGCCATCACGCGGCGGCGCTTCGGGCTGCACAAGCCGCTGGTGGGCTGCGGCGATTTTGAGCTCGACCTGCAAAGCCGCCGCGTGCTGCACGAGAAAACCGAAGTGACGCTGTCGGTGAAGGAATTTGACGTGTTGAGCTACCTCGTGCTGCACAAAAACCGGGTGCTCACCCGCCTACAGCTCACCGAACACATTTGGGGCAACCTGCCCGAGTCCGGTTTCGACTCCAATTACATCGACGCCCACATCAAGAACCTGCGCAAAAAACTGAGCCAGCACGCCGACGTGGAATGGCTGGAAACCGTGCGCGGCGTGGGCTACAAAGTGAAGCTATAG